The following nucleotide sequence is from Gemmatimonadota bacterium.
GCAGGGCTCCGACGTCTTCGTCGGCACCTCGCTCGATCAGTACTACGCCAAGCGCTTCGGGCAGGACACGCCCATCCCCTCGCTGCAGCTCTGCATCGAGAACGTGGATCAGGCCGGGGGCTGCGCCTACGGCTATGCCTGCGTCTACACGGACAGCGTGAGCTGGGCGTCGCCCACCGAGCCGCTCCCGATGATCCGCGATCCGCGCGTGGTCTTCGACCAGCTCTTCGGTGCCGGCGGCACGCCCGAGCAGCGCGCGATCCGCCGTCGCGAGCAGCGCAGCATCCTGGACTGGGTGGCCCGCGAGGTCGCGACCCTGAAGCGCCAGATCGGGCCCGCGGACGCGGTGCGCATGGACCGCTACCTGGAGAACATCCGGGAGATCGAGCGCCGCATCGAGCGCATCGAGGCGCGCAACTCCAGCGGGGAGGAGCGCGAGCTGATGGGCGCCCCCGCCGGCGTGCCGGACGACTTCGAGGAGCACGTGAAGCTCATGTTCGACCTGCAGGCAGTCGCCTTCGCGTCGGACATCACGCGGGTGTTCACGTTCAAGATGGGCCGCGACGGTTCCGGGCGGGTCTATCCGGGCTCCGGTGTGGACGCGGGCTTCCATCCCTCCTCGCACCACGGCGGCCAGGAGAAGCGGGTCCTCGACTTCGCCAAGATCAACGAGTACCACGTCAGCATGGTGCCCTACTTCCTCGAGAAGCTGAAGAACCTGGACGAGGGCGACTCCACGCTGCTGGACAAGACGGTCGTGGTGTACGGCTCCCCCATGGGAGACTCCAACCTCCACAACCACAAGCGCTGCCCGCTCTTCATCGCGGGTGGAGCCAACGGCCGTCTGCCGATGGGCCAGCACATCAAGGCGCCGGACGGGACGCCCATGGCCAACGCGCTCCTCACCGTGGCGCACGCCATGGGGCTCGAGGACATGGAGAGCTTCGGCGACAGCACGGGGCCGCTCTCCTTCTCGACCAGCGCGACGTCGGAGATGTAGGAGCCGGCTCCGGCACGAAGCTGCACGAACGGGGCGGTGGGTCGAGAGATCCGCCGCCCCGTTTCGTCGTTCGCGCACCGCGCACGCCGCGCGTCGCCCGGTCACACGACGGCCCGGTCACAGGACGGCCCGGTCACAAGACGCCGGTGACAGGCAGGCCCGCGCTCACCCGCTGGGCGCGGACGCCTCCACGAACGTCACGATCTCGTCGCTGAGCCGCGCGGTGGTGCTCGGCGAGAGGATGTCACCGGCCAGCACGTGCTGCGCGGCATCGTCGCTGTCGCGCACGAGCACGGTCGTCTTGCGCTGCGACCCGAGCCGCTCGAAGGCGGCCAGGGCCGCCTCCGGCGCGATCACCTGATCGTGTGCGCTGTACGCCATCCACGTGGGTGTGTGCACGGCTTCCAGGGGCAGGTCCTCCACGTGCGCCACCAACGCCATCATCGGGAGCAGCGCCCGGCTCGGGTAGCGCGTGGTCCAGTGCCGCGCCTGCTCGGCGTTGGCCGGTTCCCACACGCGCTCCCTGCCCTGCACCACCCGCAGCAGCGTCCCGCCCCAGGGCCACAGGAGCATGCGGGCCCGCGGGTCGCGGGGTCCCAGGTTGGGCGAGATCAGCACCAGCGCGTCCAGCCGCTCACGCCACTCCGGACGGGTGGCGGCCCACAGCGCGAGGCTCGCGCCGGTGGAGGTGCCCATCAGCACGACGCGCTCCCCCAGGCGCTCGGCCACGGCGAAGGCCTCGGCCACGTCGGCCATCCAGTCCGTTACGGACACCTCCGCCATCGCCTCTCCGGGGCGGCCGTGCCCCGCCAGTCGGGTGTAGTAGAGGTTGGCGCCGAGCCCGGCCGCGACCGAGTCGGGCAGCGGCCGGACCTCCTGGCGGGTGGCCGAGAATCCGTGCAGGTAGACCACCACCCGATCCGTCGGTGCCGGCCCCGCCGGATCGGCCCACACGATCGTCCTGGCCGCGCCGGGGCGGACGTCCCCCACCGCGGCTTCGCGGGCTTCCAGCCACGGGCCCAGCGCCGTCGGGTCGCGGGGCAGGCCGAGCGTGGCGGCATCCGCGAGGCGCGGCGGGTCACCGACCCGGGCCCGGGGTCCGACCAGCGCAATCACCGCCGCGCCGGTCGCGGCCAGCAGGAGCGCGCGGCGCCAGCGCACCACACCCTCCGATGTCGCGGGCCGGTCGGGGCTAGGAGCCCCGCGCCGCCCGGATGGCCTTGGCGGTCTCCTGCACCCGGAAGCGCATGATGCGCTGGCCGATCTCCACCGTCTTGTCCTTGGGCGCGATGCTCAGGCCGTTGATGGTGGCCTTGCCGGCCTTGACCCGCTGGTCGTATCGGACCGTGCTGGGATCGGTGACCATCATCAGGGAGGTGATGACGAAGTCGTCGTGGATGCCGTCGCTCGTCGGCTCCTTGATCCCGAGCTCGTTCTCCATGTACGCGAACGCGTCCTCGTAGCGATAGAACTCGGGGATGAAGTGGGCGTGGGCCTCCTCTCCCCACCGGGCGTTCTGCGCCTCGGCCACCGCCTGCATGCCCCGCTGGTTCCCGCCGCTGTCCCCGATGTAGACGACGTGCTCGAACCCGTGGGCCTTCAGGCTGCTCCCGATGTCGTCCAGCATCTGGCGGAAGGTCTCCTCGCGCAGGCTGATCGTGCCCGGGTAGCGCATGTGGCCGCTGGGGTTGTCGATGTCCCCCTCCGGGACGTACTTGACGATCGGGGCGCACAGCGCGTCGCCCAGCTCCTCGGCGATCCCGGCGCAGGCGCCCTGCAGCACGTAGTTGT
It contains:
- a CDS encoding DUF1552 domain-containing protein, encoding MHFLTSKRIERRSFLKGVGASISLPFLDAMLPAGRLVGQTAAELDKVRFVGIEMVHGAAGANEWGATQNLWSPAQVGKSFDLGTSSLKPLEPFKDYLTIVSNTDVEGAEARSAAEIGGDHFRSSAVFLTHAHPKQTQGSDVFVGTSLDQYYAKRFGQDTPIPSLQLCIENVDQAGGCAYGYACVYTDSVSWASPTEPLPMIRDPRVVFDQLFGAGGTPEQRAIRRREQRSILDWVAREVATLKRQIGPADAVRMDRYLENIREIERRIERIEARNSSGEERELMGAPAGVPDDFEEHVKLMFDLQAVAFASDITRVFTFKMGRDGSGRVYPGSGVDAGFHPSSHHGGQEKRVLDFAKINEYHVSMVPYFLEKLKNLDEGDSTLLDKTVVVYGSPMGDSNLHNHKRCPLFIAGGANGRLPMGQHIKAPDGTPMANALLTVAHAMGLEDMESFGDSTGPLSFSTSATSEM
- a CDS encoding alpha/beta hydrolase, whose amino-acid sequence is MRWRRALLLAATGAAVIALVGPRARVGDPPRLADAATLGLPRDPTALGPWLEAREAAVGDVRPGAARTIVWADPAGPAPTDRVVVYLHGFSATRQEVRPLPDSVAAGLGANLYYTRLAGHGRPGEAMAEVSVTDWMADVAEAFAVAERLGERVVLMGTSTGASLALWAATRPEWRERLDALVLISPNLGPRDPRARMLLWPWGGTLLRVVQGRERVWEPANAEQARHWTTRYPSRALLPMMALVAHVEDLPLEAVHTPTWMAYSAHDQVIAPEAALAAFERLGSQRKTTVLVRDSDDAAQHVLAGDILSPSTTARLSDEIVTFVEASAPSG
- a CDS encoding creatininase family protein; translated protein: MTSGRCVALALALGGLLPTVALAQRPDAAEMERRLQEELKAPRPIEAGSSVWLEELTWMEVRDALAAGTRTVIIPTGGIEQNGPYLALGKHNYVLQGACAGIAEELGDALCAPIVKYVPEGDIDNPSGHMRYPGTISLREETFRQMLDDIGSSLKAHGFEHVVYIGDSGGNQRGMQAVAEAQNARWGEEAHAHFIPEFYRYEDAFAYMENELGIKEPTSDGIHDDFVITSLMMVTDPSTVRYDQRVKAGKATINGLSIAPKDKTVEIGQRIMRFRVQETAKAIRAARGS